From one Ooceraea biroi isolate clonal line C1 chromosome 7, Obir_v5.4, whole genome shotgun sequence genomic stretch:
- the LOC105288124 gene encoding catenin delta-2 isoform X7: MPQYTGQGDTDYHGSNGQADTHSLHSSHLSVQEDPLLIRTHKQQTSQQVTTVTKVVREVSHMEPDPGAVSYMSVPLMSQDYQHADPRYPADPYMVSFDHYDPYMGYPPQPGYPGPHGIYMPRSHSPHSPHSPSEHSRASPPHEYMRKGAPYVEGSYNDIDPGLNPALQDHYRITPSPGGPGDQYDESKVAYGYVSPSPYGPVGYGPAVGVGPVPSDVPGYEEGHPGVPLTSGVPPGIFEDEVHLQRLQSRHPVVPGMASPLDDDQKSIRWRDPNLSEVIGFLNNPNNIIKANAAAYLQHLCYMDDPNKQKTRSLGGIPPLVQLLDHDNPDVYRNACGALRNLSYGRQNDENKRAIKNAGGVPALINLLRRTSDADVKELVTGVLWNLSSCEDLKKSIIDDGVTMVVNNIIIPHSGWDPSSSSGETCWSTVFRNASGVLRNVSSAGEYARKNLRECEGLVDALLYVVRSAIEKSNIGNKIVENCVCILRNLSYRCQEVEDPNYDKHPIQSTVQNRVAAPAKAYSLCQGENLGCFGGSKKKKDGQPVQKETATSRTTSPRTEPVRGMELLWQPEVVQSYLSLLQTCSNPETLEAAAGALQNLAACYWQPSIEIRAAVRKEKGLPILVELLRMEVDRVVCAVATALRNLAIDQRNKELIGKYAMRDLIQKLPSGNNQHDQGTSDDTIAAVLATLNEVIKKNAEFSRSLLDAGGVDRLMNITRQRQKYTPRVLKFAGQVLFTMWQHQELRDVYKKHGWKEQDFVTKTVAARNSGPNSPNNANSYDCSTLNRPMASQGSTRYEDRTIQRANMNSNNVGRPTIYQSQPKPGEPLYAQVNLEKKKKRQYELGVGQGGQVGQTGGAIPGNGGGSAGGGGGGVIGPGGGGSSVGGGAGGQWMPDGVGVGMPDGTGVTSVTAATAANQVPPPSSTVATAAAGDSWV, from the exons ATGCCACAATACAC CGGACAGGGCGACACGGATTACCATGGGAGTAACGGACAGGCGGACACTCACTCGTTGCACTCGTCCCATCTGTCCGTCCAGGAGGATCCGCTGCTCATCCGaactcacaagcaacaaactTCTCAGCAA GTGACGACCGTGACGAAGGTCGTGCGCGAGGTGTCCCATATGGAGCCGGACCCGGGCGCGGTCAGTTACATGTCGGTGCCTCTGATGTCACAGGACTACCAACACGCGGACCCGCGCTACCCCGCGGACCCGTACATGGTCAGTTTCGACCATTACGATCCGTACATGGGTTATCCGCCACAACCGGGCTACCCGGGACCGCATGGCATCTACATGCCGCGCTCGCATTCCCCCCACAGCCCCCACAGTCCTTCGGAACACAGTCGTGCTTCGCCGCCACACG AGTACATGCGCAAGGGTGCACCCTACGTGGAGGGTAGCTACAACGACATCGACCCCGGCTTAAACCCCGCTTTGCAGGACCATTATCGCATTACGCCTAGTCCAGGTGGTCCCGGAGACCAATATG ACGAGAGCAAAGTGGCCTACGGATACGTGTCGCCGTCACCGTACGGACCCGTGGGATATGGGCCTGCCGTGGGAGTTGGGCCGGTGCCGAGCGACGTGCCTGGCTACGAGGAAGGCCACCCGGGTGTGCCCCTCACGTCAGGGGTGCCACCGGGCATCTTTGAGGATGAGGTGCACCTACAACGATTGCAGTCGCGCCATCCGGTAGTCCCAGGCATGGCCAGTCCATTGGACGACGACCAGAAGTCTATACGCTGGCGCGACCCGAACCTGTCCGAGGTGATCGGCTTCCTGAACAATCCTAACAACATCATCAAGGCGAACGCGGCTGCCTATCTGCAGCACCTCTGCTACATGGATGACCCAAACAAGCAAAAGACGCGCAGCCTCGGCGGAATACCACCGCTCGTGCAGCTGCTAGACCACGACAACCCGGACGTCTACAGGAACGCGTGCGGCGCCCTGCGTAATTTATCGTACGGCCGACAGAATGACGAGAACAAGCGCGCCATCAAGAATGCAGGCGGCGTGCCGGCGCTCATCAATCTGTTGAGAAGAACATCCGACGCGGACGTCAAGGAGCTGGTCACGGGGGTGCTGTGGAACCTGTCCTCGTGCGAG GATCTGAAGAAGTCGATCATCGACGACGGTGTGACGATGGTGGTGAACAACATAATAATACCTCACAGCGGCTGGGATCCGAGCTCGTCGAGCGGCGAGACCTGCTGGTCCACCGTCTTCAGGAACGCGTCTGGCGTCTTGAGGAACGTGTCCAGCGCCGGGGAATACGCGCGCAAGAACCTGCGCGAGTGTGAGGGCCTGGTGGACGCCCTCCTGTACGTGGTACGCTCAGCGATCGAAAAGTCCAACATTGGCAACAAGATCGTCGAGAACTGTGTATGCATCCTGAGGAACCTGAGTTACCGCTGCCAGGAGGTGGAGGACCCCAATTACGACAAACATCCGATCCAGTCCACAGTGCAGAATAGGGTCGCCGCACCCGCGAAAG CATACAGTTTATGTCAAG GCGAGAATCTGGGTTGTTTCGGCGGCagcaaaaagaagaaggaTGGCCAACCGGTCCAGAAGGAAACCGCCACGTCGCGCACGACGAGTCCGCGAACCGAGCCAGTCAGAGGAATGGAATTGCTCTGGCAACCGGAAGTGGTTCAGTCATACCTCAGTCTTTTGCAAACTTGCTCGAACCCGGAAACCCTCGAGGCCGCGGCCGGTGCCCTGCAAAACCTCGCCGCCTGTTACTGGCAGCCAAGTATCGAGATTCGCGCAGCCGTTCGCAAAGAAAAGGGTCTCCCTATATTAGTGGAACTCTTAAGAATGGAG GTTGACCGAGTGGTGTGTGCGGTGGCGACCGCGCTCAGGAATTTGGCGATAGACCAGCGCAACAAGGAGCTAATAGGCAAATACGCGATGAGGGATCTCATCCAGAAGCTGCCGTCTGGAAATAATCAGCATGATCAGGGCACGAGCGACGACACGATCGCCGCAGTGCTCGCCACGCTGAACGAGGTCATCAAGAAGAACGCCGAGTTCTCGCGGTCGTTACTCGACGCCGGCGGTGTCGACAGATTAATGAACATCACCAGGCAGCGCCAGAAATATACACCACGTGTTCTTAAATTTGCAG GGCAAGTACTGTTCACCATGTGGCAACATCAAGAGCTGCGCGACGTGTACAAGAAGCACGGCTGGAAGGAGCAAGACTTCGTCACGAAAACGGTCGCCGCCAGGAATTCAGGGCCTAATTCACCCAACAACGCTAACAG CTACGATTGCAGCACTCTGAATCGACCAATGGCGAGCCAAGGAAGCACAAGATACGAAGATCGAACGATCCAGCGAGCGAACATGAATTCAAATAATGTCGGTCGACCTACTATATATCAATCA CAGCCGAAACCCGGTGAGCCGCTCTACGCGCAAGTTAACttggagaagaaaaagaagcggCAGTACGAGCTGGGGGTGGGCCAGGGTGGCCAGGTGGGACAGACCGGCGGCGCGATACCTGgcaacggcggcggcagcgctggcggcggcggtggcggtgtgATTGGGCCCGGCGGCGGAGGTAGTAGTGTTGGTGGCGGCGCGGGTGGTCAGTGGATGCCCGACGGGGTTGGAGTCGGGATGCCGGATGGTACTGGCGTCACGTCGGTGACGGCGGCAACGGCGGCGAATCAGGTGCCGCCGCCGAGCTCGAccgtcgccaccgccgccgccggtgACTCCTGGGTGTAA